The Euphorbia lathyris chromosome 8, ddEupLath1.1, whole genome shotgun sequence genome has a window encoding:
- the LOC136204121 gene encoding probable calcium-binding protein CML20 has product MYSGVSRKEKPRGRQHGLTQQKKQEIKEAFELFDTDGSGTIDAKELNVAMRALGFEMTEEQIEQMIADVDKDGSGSIDFDEFVHMMTAKIGERDTKEELTKAFQVIDQDKNGKISIEDIKQIAKELGESFSDREIREMVEEADRDHDGEVSIEEFIRMMKRTSYGY; this is encoded by the exons ATGTATAGTGGAGTGTCAAGGAAAGAAAAACCCAGAGGCCGTCAACATGGTTTAACTCAACAGAAGAAACAAGAAATTAAGGAAGCGTTTGAACTATTTGATACAGATGGCTCTG GCACTATTGATGCCAAGGAGCTGAATGTTGCCATGAG GGCACTTGGATTCGAGATGACGGAGGAG CAAATTGAACAAATGATTGCCGATGTGGACAAAGATGGTAGTGGTTCAATTGATTTTGATGAATTTGTGCACATGATGACAGCCAAGATAGGGGAGAGAGACACTAAAGAGGAGCTTACAAAAGCGTTCCAAGTCATTGACCAAGATAAAAAT GGAAAGATATCAATTGAAGATATCAAGCAAATTGCAAAGGAGCTGGGTGAGAGCTTCAGCGACAGAGAGATTCGAGAGATGGTGGAGGAAGCTGACCGAGACC ATGATGGAGAAGTGAGCATTGAGGAGTTCATCAGGATGATGAAGAGGACATCATATGGATACTAG